Proteins from a genomic interval of Clostridium sp. AN503:
- the codY gene encoding GTP-sensing pleiotropic transcriptional regulator CodY → MSVQLLDKTRKINKLLHNNNSHKVVFNDICKVLSEILFSNILVISKKGKVLGVGLCPGVDEIEELIEDQVGGYVDRMLNERLLSILSTKENVNLATLGFAEENVKKYQAIITPIDIAGERLGTLFIYKSDAQYDIDDIILSEYGTTVVGLEMMRSVNEENAEETRKVQIVKSAISTLSFSELEAITHIFEELDGNEGILVASKIADRVGITRSVIVNALRKFESAGVIESRSSGMKGTYIKVLNDVVFEELKNIKATK, encoded by the coding sequence ATGAGTGTACAGCTTCTTGATAAAACGAGAAAAATCAACAAATTATTGCATAATAACAATTCGCACAAAGTAGTCTTCAATGATATCTGTAAAGTATTGAGCGAGATCCTCTTTTCCAATATTCTGGTCATCAGTAAGAAGGGAAAGGTGCTGGGCGTAGGCTTATGTCCGGGCGTGGATGAGATCGAGGAGCTGATCGAGGATCAGGTGGGCGGTTATGTGGACCGCATGCTCAATGAACGGCTTTTGAGCATCCTCTCCACCAAGGAGAACGTGAACCTGGCTACGCTCGGTTTTGCAGAAGAGAACGTAAAGAAGTATCAGGCTATCATCACTCCGATCGATATTGCAGGAGAGCGCCTGGGTACCCTGTTCATCTACAAGAGCGACGCACAGTACGATATTGATGATATCATCCTGAGCGAATACGGGACAACTGTAGTAGGGCTTGAGATGATGCGTTCCGTCAACGAGGAGAACGCGGAGGAGACCAGAAAGGTACAGATCGTAAAGTCAGCGATCAGCACCCTGTCCTTCTCAGAGCTGGAAGCCATCACCCATATTTTTGAGGAGCTGGACGGCAACGAGGGAATCCTGGTAGCCAGCAAGATTGCAGACCGGGTGGGGATCACCAGATCCGTGATCGTCAATGCACTGCGCAAGTTCGAGAGCGCGGGTGTGATCGAATCCCGGTCCTCAGGCATGAAAGGGACTTATATCAAGGTCTTAAACGATGTGGTGTTTGAGGAACTGAAGAATATTAAGGCGACGAAGTAA
- a CDS encoding sensor domain-containing diguanylate cyclase, with amino-acid sequence MRENKLFKTNLLISVILIIGFVLTAVLSYQANYQASLVNIEQISSLTTEGIYYQLTTMFTRPVNISLTMAHDSLLVEHLLSEPEHLEDDAYIQTTRTYLENYQKKYGFDSVFLVSTVSGRYYNFNGLDRVLERENPENDWYYELIDNGLEYSLNVDNDEVLGADNKITVFVNCRITAPDGSALGVVGVGIRMDYMKELLGGYEDKYNINASLINKDGIIEISTSYTGYEKTDWFTAHGQEAIRSQVLAWDNAERNLELWSDRDATDGEKSYVVSRYIPELSWDLVVEQDTGRLVEEMQRQLYRTILVLAAVILTVVVVITNVIRNFDKQIMKLTEERQTIFKQATEQLYDSIYEFNLSKNTYVGKKTEEYFANLGAAGLPFDRGLQAIAQKQIKEEFREGYVSVFTPENAIREYESGNNHLSYDFMISLEGEPYHWMRIDAYMFFSEEDNSIHMFAYRKKIDEEKERELQATTDEMTGFLTKKMTERLIDKALLECPEEMHAFMIFDIDCFKQVNDRFGHAFGDDCICHFTDTIKSHFGEKDIIGRIGGDEFVVFIPAPGRDYVREKAKELSRALDTEVTFGEMRCHLTASIGISLYPHNGTSFAALYQKADEALYQTKQKGKNSFTIASV; translated from the coding sequence ATGAGAGAAAATAAACTTTTTAAAACAAACCTGCTTATCAGTGTGATCCTGATTATTGGATTTGTGCTTACGGCTGTGCTCAGCTATCAGGCCAATTACCAGGCGTCACTGGTCAATATCGAACAGATATCCTCACTGACCACGGAGGGGATATATTATCAACTGACGACGATGTTTACCAGGCCGGTAAATATATCTCTGACCATGGCCCATGACAGCCTGTTGGTGGAGCATCTGCTGAGTGAACCCGAGCACCTGGAGGATGATGCGTATATACAGACGACCAGGACCTATTTGGAAAACTATCAGAAGAAGTACGGTTTTGATTCTGTATTCCTGGTGTCAACCGTGTCCGGACGCTATTACAACTTTAACGGACTGGACAGGGTACTGGAACGGGAGAATCCGGAAAATGACTGGTACTACGAGCTGATAGACAATGGTCTGGAATATTCCCTGAATGTGGACAACGATGAAGTCCTGGGGGCGGACAATAAGATTACTGTGTTTGTAAACTGCAGGATCACAGCGCCGGACGGATCGGCACTGGGAGTGGTCGGCGTGGGGATCCGCATGGATTATATGAAGGAGCTGCTTGGGGGCTACGAGGACAAGTACAATATCAATGCAAGCCTTATCAACAAGGACGGGATCATAGAGATATCTACCAGCTATACGGGCTATGAAAAGACGGACTGGTTTACGGCGCATGGACAGGAAGCGATTCGCAGTCAGGTGCTTGCCTGGGACAATGCAGAACGGAATCTGGAACTGTGGTCAGACAGGGACGCTACGGATGGAGAAAAAAGCTATGTGGTAAGCCGTTATATCCCGGAGCTTTCCTGGGATCTGGTGGTGGAACAGGATACGGGACGACTGGTTGAAGAGATGCAGAGACAGCTTTACCGCACCATCCTGGTCCTGGCTGCGGTCATCTTAACGGTTGTTGTGGTCATCACGAATGTGATCCGCAATTTTGATAAACAGATAATGAAACTGACGGAGGAGCGGCAGACGATCTTTAAGCAGGCTACAGAGCAGCTTTACGATAGTATTTACGAGTTTAATCTGTCAAAAAACACCTATGTAGGAAAGAAGACTGAGGAGTATTTTGCCAATTTGGGCGCAGCCGGGCTGCCCTTTGATCGGGGGCTTCAGGCTATTGCACAAAAGCAGATCAAAGAGGAATTCCGGGAAGGATATGTGTCGGTGTTTACTCCGGAGAACGCGATCAGGGAATACGAATCTGGAAACAATCATCTTTCTTATGATTTTATGATCTCCCTGGAAGGCGAGCCATACCACTGGATGCGGATTGATGCTTATATGTTCTTTTCCGAGGAGGATAATTCCATCCATATGTTTGCCTACCGCAAGAAGATCGATGAGGAGAAGGAACGGGAGCTTCAGGCGACAACCGATGAGATGACCGGGTTTCTGACCAAAAAGATGACGGAACGGTTAATCGACAAAGCACTTTTAGAATGTCCGGAAGAGATGCATGCGTTTATGATTTTTGACATTGACTGCTTTAAGCAGGTAAACGACCGGTTTGGTCATGCGTTTGGAGACGACTGCATCTGCCATTTTACAGATACCATTAAAAGTCATTTTGGAGAGAAGGATATTATCGGCCGTATCGGAGGCGATGAATTTGTCGTCTTTATACCAGCGCCGGGCAGGGATTATGTGCGGGAGAAAGCGAAAGAGCTTTCCCGGGCGCTGGATACGGAGGTGACCTTCGGAGAAATGCGCTGCCATCTTACCGCCAGCATTGGCATATCGCTGTACCCGCATAATGGTACCAGCTTCGCAGCGCTGTATCAGAAGGCGGACGAGGCTTTATATCAGACCAAACAGAAAGGGAAAAACAGTTTTACGATTGCCTCTGTATAA
- the topA gene encoding type I DNA topoisomerase — MANSLVIVESPAKVKTIRKFLGSSYEVDASNGHVRDLPKSSLGIDVEHDYEPKYITIRGKGDILAKLRKEVKKADKIYLATDPDREGEAISWHLMKALKLDESKDKKVYRISFNEITKNAVKTSLKSPREIDMSLVDAQQTRRILDRMVGYSISPLLWGKVKRGLSAGRVQSVALRMICDREDEISAFIPEEYWNLEASLLQKGSKKPLKAKFYGSRNEKIAIHKKEELDVILKELEGQEFTVSEVKTGERSKKPPIPFTTSTLQQEASKVLNFSTQKTMRLAQQLYEGVDVKGHGTIGLITYLRTDSTRIAEEADLAARQYIGSAYGENYVLKSEQSKKSTAKIQDAHEAIRPTDITLTPTKVKDSLQRDLFRLYQLIWKRFAASRMQPALYETTSVKVGAGEYIFTLAASKLVFDGFMSVYVQEDDKEENNNLIGKLETGDVLKLSELNPSQHFTQPPAHYTEASLVKALEEQGIGRPSTYAPTITTILARRYVTKENKNLYVTELGEAVNGIMKQCFPSIVDMSFTANMELLLDKVADGTVKWKTIVENFYPDLDEAVKTAEKTLESVKIADEVTDVICDVCGRNMVIKYGPHGKFLACPGFPECKNTKPYLEKIGVPCPKCGKDVVIKKTKKGRRYYGCEDNPECDFMSWQKPSTEKCPKCGSYMVEKGNKLLCADEQCGYSMNLKSK, encoded by the coding sequence ATGGCGAACAGTTTAGTTATCGTGGAGTCACCTGCAAAAGTAAAAACCATCCGCAAATTCCTCGGCTCCAGCTATGAGGTGGATGCATCCAACGGACATGTCCGTGATCTGCCCAAAAGCAGCCTGGGGATCGATGTGGAGCATGATTATGAGCCGAAGTACATCACCATCCGCGGCAAGGGGGATATCCTGGCGAAGCTTCGCAAGGAAGTGAAAAAAGCAGACAAGATCTATCTGGCAACGGACCCGGACCGGGAGGGAGAGGCGATCTCCTGGCATTTAATGAAGGCCCTCAAGCTGGATGAGTCGAAAGATAAAAAGGTTTACCGCATCAGCTTCAATGAGATTACCAAGAACGCGGTGAAGACTTCTCTTAAAAGTCCGCGGGAGATTGATATGAGTCTGGTGGACGCCCAGCAGACCAGAAGGATCCTGGACCGCATGGTGGGTTACAGTATCAGCCCCCTGCTGTGGGGAAAGGTGAAACGGGGCTTAAGTGCAGGCCGGGTACAGTCCGTGGCGCTGCGTATGATCTGTGACCGCGAAGATGAGATCAGCGCATTTATCCCGGAGGAATACTGGAACCTGGAGGCCTCACTGCTCCAGAAGGGCAGCAAAAAGCCTTTGAAAGCGAAATTCTACGGCAGCAGGAACGAAAAGATCGCCATTCATAAAAAAGAAGAGCTGGACGTGATCCTAAAAGAGCTGGAAGGGCAGGAATTTACCGTCAGCGAGGTGAAGACGGGCGAGCGCAGCAAGAAGCCGCCGATCCCGTTTACCACCAGTACGTTGCAGCAGGAGGCGTCCAAGGTCTTAAACTTTTCCACCCAGAAGACCATGCGCCTTGCCCAGCAGCTTTATGAGGGCGTGGATGTCAAGGGACACGGGACCATCGGCCTGATCACTTATCTGCGTACGGATTCCACCCGTATTGCGGAAGAAGCAGATCTGGCAGCGCGCCAGTATATCGGTTCGGCCTATGGTGAGAACTATGTGCTGAAGTCCGAGCAGTCCAAAAAGAGCACGGCCAAGATCCAGGATGCACACGAGGCGATCCGCCCCACGGATATTACCCTGACCCCCACAAAGGTCAAGGATTCCCTGCAGCGGGATCTGTTCCGTTTATATCAGCTGATCTGGAAGCGGTTTGCAGCAAGCAGGATGCAGCCCGCCCTCTATGAGACCACATCGGTGAAGGTTGGGGCCGGGGAATATATCTTTACACTGGCGGCCTCCAAGCTTGTATTTGACGGTTTCATGTCTGTCTATGTCCAGGAGGATGACAAGGAGGAGAACAACAACCTGATTGGGAAACTGGAAACAGGCGACGTGCTGAAGCTGTCTGAATTGAACCCCAGCCAGCATTTCACCCAGCCGCCGGCACATTACACGGAGGCATCCCTGGTAAAAGCGCTGGAGGAGCAGGGGATCGGACGCCCCAGTACCTATGCACCTACGATCACTACGATCCTGGCAAGGCGCTATGTGACCAAGGAGAACAAGAACCTTTACGTCACCGAGCTGGGAGAAGCTGTCAACGGGATCATGAAGCAGTGCTTTCCGAGTATTGTGGACATGAGCTTTACAGCCAATATGGAGCTTCTGTTAGATAAGGTAGCGGACGGAACCGTCAAATGGAAGACCATCGTGGAGAACTTCTACCCGGATTTAGACGAGGCGGTCAAGACCGCGGAAAAGACGCTGGAGTCCGTGAAGATCGCGGATGAGGTGACGGACGTGATCTGTGATGTGTGCGGCCGTAACATGGTGATCAAGTATGGACCTCACGGCAAGTTCCTGGCATGTCCGGGCTTTCCCGAGTGCAAGAATACTAAGCCGTACCTGGAAAAGATCGGCGTTCCCTGCCCCAAATGCGGCAAGGATGTGGTCATCAAAAAGACAAAAAAAGGCAGACGCTATTACGGCTGCGAGGATAACCCGGAATGCGATTTCATGTCCTGGCAGAAACCGTCCACGGAGAAATGCCCCAAGTGCGGAAGCTATATGGTCGAAAAAGGCAATAAACTGTTATGTGCTGACGAGCAGTGCGGTTATAGTATGAATTTAAAATCAAAATAG
- the rpsB gene encoding 30S ribosomal protein S2 — protein sequence MSVISMKQLLEAGVHFGHQTRRWNPKMAPYIYTERNGIYIIDLQKSVGMVDNAYNAVSDIAANGGTILFVGTKKQAQDAIKTEAERCGMYYVNERWLGGMLTNFKTIQSRIARLKAIETMSEDGTFDVLPKKEVIELKKEWDKLERNLGGIKEMKRLPDAIFIVDPKKERICVQEAHTLGIPLIGIADTNCDPEELDYVIPGNDDAIRAVKLIVAKMADAVIEANQGEAEADFTEAFEAAEEAVEA from the coding sequence ATGAGCGTTATTTCAATGAAACAGCTTTTGGAAGCAGGTGTTCATTTCGGACATCAGACAAGAAGATGGAACCCGAAGATGGCTCCGTACATCTACACCGAGAGAAACGGTATCTACATCATTGACTTACAGAAGTCTGTAGGCATGGTAGATAATGCGTACAACGCAGTATCCGACATCGCAGCTAACGGCGGCACCATCCTTTTCGTTGGTACCAAGAAGCAGGCGCAGGATGCGATCAAGACCGAGGCAGAGCGCTGCGGTATGTACTATGTAAACGAGAGATGGCTGGGCGGCATGCTGACCAACTTCAAGACCATCCAGAGCCGTATCGCAAGACTGAAAGCGATCGAGACCATGTCTGAGGACGGTACCTTCGATGTACTGCCGAAGAAGGAAGTTATCGAGCTGAAGAAAGAATGGGATAAGCTGGAGAGAAACTTGGGCGGTATCAAAGAGATGAAGAGACTGCCGGACGCAATCTTCATCGTAGACCCGAAGAAGGAGAGGATCTGTGTACAGGAAGCTCATACTCTGGGTATTCCGCTGATCGGTATCGCAGATACTAACTGTGATCCGGAAGAACTGGATTATGTAATCCCGGGTAACGACGATGCAATCAGAGCCGTTAAATTAATCGTGGCTAAGATGGCAGATGCAGTAATCGAGGCAAACCAGGGTGAGGCAGAAGCAGATTTCACTGAGGCTTTTGAAGCGGCAGAGGAAGCTGTAGAGGCTTAA
- the dprA gene encoding DNA-processing protein DprA — translation MGEREYLYWLCQIPSLGAVSIRKLGAYFGSFESVFFNIEESRLKSCDILNQRQIEEILGWKSQFPFCMESLTKLPEKGIRFLTPLDEDYPLKLKEIYDYPMGIYVRGNLPEGSRPSVAVVGARGCSAYGEQLACEFARALASEGVQIISGLALGIDGAAHRGALKAGGGTCGVLGCGVNICYPSANYGLYEAMIVRGGVLSEFPLDTNPRPMYFPMRNRIISGLSDAVLVVEAKEKSGSLITAELALEQGREVFAVPGRITDHLSRGCNRLIEQGAHMAISPNDILDYIGIKCKKELYVHEKNINGLANKEKMVYSCLDFKPKHLEEIISETGIGVSECMGILLELELGGYVFRSANHYYGKKL, via the coding sequence ATGGGTGAGAGGGAATATTTGTACTGGCTGTGCCAGATTCCGTCGTTGGGAGCAGTTTCTATAAGAAAGCTGGGAGCATATTTCGGCTCCTTTGAATCAGTATTCTTTAATATAGAAGAAAGCCGGTTAAAGTCATGTGATATTTTAAACCAAAGGCAGATTGAGGAAATTCTGGGCTGGAAGTCACAGTTTCCGTTTTGCATGGAGAGCCTTACGAAGCTTCCGGAAAAAGGCATCCGCTTCCTGACGCCTTTAGATGAAGATTATCCGCTAAAGCTGAAGGAGATCTATGATTATCCAATGGGTATTTATGTGCGTGGGAATCTTCCGGAAGGCTCCAGGCCATCGGTAGCAGTGGTGGGGGCAAGAGGGTGTTCCGCCTATGGAGAACAGCTTGCCTGTGAATTTGCACGCGCTCTGGCGTCGGAAGGAGTCCAGATCATCAGCGGCCTGGCGCTGGGCATTGACGGGGCGGCCCATAGAGGCGCTCTGAAGGCAGGAGGCGGCACCTGCGGCGTTTTAGGCTGCGGGGTGAACATCTGTTACCCTTCTGCCAATTACGGCCTTTATGAGGCAATGATCGTGCGAGGCGGCGTGCTCTCAGAATTCCCTTTGGATACGAATCCCAGGCCGATGTATTTTCCCATGCGGAACCGGATCATCAGCGGATTGTCTGATGCGGTGCTGGTGGTGGAGGCCAAAGAAAAAAGCGGTTCCCTCATCACTGCGGAGCTTGCCCTGGAACAGGGGCGTGAGGTATTTGCAGTCCCGGGACGCATCACAGATCATCTGAGCAGGGGATGCAACCGCCTGATCGAACAGGGGGCGCATATGGCAATTTCGCCCAACGATATTCTGGATTATATAGGTATAAAGTGCAAAAAAGAGTTATATGTTCATGAAAAAAATATAAATGGACTTGCAAATAAAGAAAAAATGGTGTATAGTTGCTTGGATTTCAAACCGAAACATTTAGAGGAAATAATTTCCGAAACCGGCATTGGGGTCAGCGAATGTATGGGGATCTTGCTGGAACTGGAGCTGGGGGGATATGTGTTCCGGTCGGCAAATCACTATTACGGAAAAAAACTTTGA
- the licT gene encoding BglG family transcription antiterminator LicT: protein MKISKILNNNVAVILDENGKEQIVMGRGICFKKKSGEEILPEEVDKTFSLSGAEMNSKFQILVQDIPMEHIALGEEIISQARSRLGKKLNDMVYISLIDHVHTSIIRYLDGITVKNVLLWDIRRFYREEFQIGLWALDLIELRCRVRLPEDEAGFIALHLANAQMDQDTMHNMYEITRIMQEIVNIVKYFFHVDFDEDDVYYYRFITHLKFFAKRLVERNIFDGEDNDDLWDVIRRKYPEAYRGVEKITKFIAQKYEYPLSKDEQLYLTIHIERVLGKSGRKAGAAGSSGEQA, encoded by the coding sequence ATGAAGATTTCAAAGATTCTGAATAACAATGTTGCTGTGATCCTGGATGAGAACGGCAAAGAGCAGATCGTGATGGGGCGAGGAATCTGCTTTAAAAAGAAGTCGGGCGAGGAGATCCTGCCCGAGGAGGTTGACAAAACCTTTTCTCTTTCCGGTGCGGAGATGAACAGCAAGTTCCAGATCCTTGTACAGGATATTCCGATGGAACACATTGCCCTGGGAGAAGAGATCATTTCCCAGGCCAGGAGCCGCCTGGGGAAGAAGTTAAACGACATGGTCTATATTTCCCTGATCGACCATGTACATACCTCCATCATCCGTTACCTGGATGGGATCACGGTGAAGAACGTGCTCTTGTGGGATATCCGCAGGTTTTACCGGGAGGAGTTCCAGATCGGGCTCTGGGCGCTGGACTTGATCGAACTAAGGTGCAGGGTACGGCTTCCGGAGGATGAGGCGGGATTTATCGCCCTTCACCTGGCAAATGCCCAGATGGACCAGGATACGATGCATAATATGTATGAGATCACAAGGATCATGCAGGAGATCGTCAACATCGTCAAGTACTTTTTCCATGTGGATTTTGATGAGGACGACGTTTACTATTACCGATTTATCACGCACTTAAAGTTTTTTGCAAAGCGTCTGGTTGAACGCAACATATTTGATGGAGAGGACAACGACGATCTGTGGGATGTCATACGCAGGAAATATCCGGAAGCATACCGGGGCGTCGAGAAGATCACAAAATTTATTGCGCAGAAATACGAATATCCTCTCTCAAAGGATGAACAGCTTTATCTGACAATCCATATTGAGCGGGTCCTGGGAAAATCCGGCAGGAAGGCCGGAGCGGCAGGCAGCAGCGGGGAACAGGCCTGA
- the tsf gene encoding translation elongation factor Ts: MAVTAAMVKELREITGAGMMDCKKALAATDGDMDKAVDFLREKGLAGAAKKAGRIAAEGIVVTALTDDHKKAVVVEVNAETDFVAKNEKFQTYAADVAAQALKTTAADMDAFFAEKWEKDPSLTVKEALSSQISIIGENMNIRRFEQITEENGFVASYIHGGGKIGVLIDVETDVVNDAIKEMAKNVAMQARALKPQFTSRDEVDADYIAKETEILTVAAKNEKPDANDNIISGMVKGRINKELKEICLLDQVYVKAEDGKQSVGQYVAQVAKENGANIKVKKFLRFETGEGIEKKSEDFAAEVAKQMGM; this comes from the coding sequence ATGGCAGTAACCGCAGCAATGGTAAAAGAGTTAAGAGAAATAACCGGAGCAGGCATGATGGATTGCAAGAAGGCTCTTGCAGCTACCGACGGTGATATGGACAAGGCAGTTGATTTCCTGAGAGAGAAAGGCCTTGCAGGCGCAGCTAAGAAGGCTGGCCGTATCGCAGCAGAAGGTATTGTAGTTACCGCTTTGACCGATGATCATAAAAAGGCAGTTGTTGTAGAAGTAAACGCTGAGACTGATTTCGTTGCAAAGAACGAGAAGTTCCAGACCTACGCAGCAGATGTTGCAGCCCAGGCTCTTAAGACAACCGCAGCAGATATGGATGCATTCTTCGCTGAGAAGTGGGAAAAGGATCCGTCCCTGACCGTAAAAGAGGCTCTGTCCTCTCAGATCTCCATCATTGGTGAGAACATGAACATCCGCAGATTTGAGCAGATCACTGAGGAGAATGGTTTTGTAGCTTCCTATATCCATGGCGGCGGCAAGATCGGCGTTCTGATCGACGTTGAGACTGATGTTGTGAACGATGCGATCAAAGAGATGGCAAAGAACGTGGCAATGCAGGCTCGAGCTTTGAAGCCGCAGTTCACCAGCAGAGACGAGGTTGACGCTGACTATATCGCAAAAGAGACCGAGATCCTGACTGTTGCAGCTAAGAATGAGAAGCCGGATGCCAACGACAATATCATCAGCGGCATGGTAAAAGGCCGTATCAACAAAGAGCTGAAAGAGATCTGCCTCTTAGACCAGGTATATGTAAAAGCTGAGGATGGCAAGCAGTCCGTAGGCCAGTACGTTGCCCAGGTTGCAAAAGAGAACGGCGCCAATATCAAGGTGAAGAAGTTCCTGCGTTTCGAGACCGGTGAGGGTATCGAGAAGAAGAGTGAGGATTTCGCTGCTGAAGTTGCAAAGCAGATGGGAATGTAA
- a CDS encoding beta-glucoside-specific PTS transporter subunit IIABC, with the protein MGKYENLAKEIVRNVGGRENVISLTHCITRLRFKLKNESKANDDVIKNMDGVVTVMKSGGQYQVVIGNHVPDVYADVMPLLGLEEGEVSQADQADAPSGSLFNRAIDVISGIFQPILGIMAACGMVKGLNALFVAMGLYTSACGGYLVLNAIGDGLFNFLPLFLGYTAAKKFNLKPMVGLVVGAIMCYPTVQGSALSAGGNALYTLFSGSMFESQVYTTFFGIPMIAMDYTGTVIPVIFVVYFASICDKFFRRFVPDLVKFFFVPMLTLLVAIPAGFLLIGPLATFGSTIIAEAVMTVRNFSPMLAGAIVGLTWQILVIFGLHWGFIPVYINNIMTNGYDNVMMPFFACTFATSAVVLAIFFKTKNRQLKEMALPNFISGIFGVTEPAIYGILLPLKKPFVISCIAGGIGGGFLGAFNFRKFMMGGMGIFEFPAMIEPDGGMGNLIVSVIGVTISMVIGFAATMLLYKEDSAVAAAGAGGSGASGNTGMAPGKNGEDTNGGKGDVPAQSRKLTVEKTPIMNQVEIASPIKGKVLKLEAVKDDAFASGVLGKGAAILPEEGKVFAPADGEVSALFPTLHAIGIRTDDGIEILIHIGLDTVQLGGEGFEAMIKQGDRVKKGQLLVTFDQEFIAGKGYCLETPVLITNTDSFLDVVETSKGRVDAGEHLISVLK; encoded by the coding sequence ATGGGTAAGTATGAGAATCTGGCAAAGGAGATTGTCAGGAATGTGGGAGGCAGGGAAAATGTCATCAGTCTGACGCACTGTATCACCAGGCTCCGCTTCAAGCTGAAGAATGAGAGCAAGGCAAACGATGATGTGATCAAGAACATGGACGGCGTTGTAACGGTCATGAAAAGCGGCGGACAGTACCAGGTGGTGATCGGAAACCATGTGCCGGACGTCTATGCGGATGTGATGCCGCTTCTGGGTCTGGAGGAAGGGGAGGTAAGTCAGGCGGATCAGGCGGATGCGCCATCCGGAAGCCTGTTTAACCGGGCCATCGACGTGATCTCCGGTATCTTTCAGCCTATACTCGGAATCATGGCTGCCTGCGGTATGGTCAAGGGACTGAATGCCCTGTTTGTGGCGATGGGCCTGTACACGTCCGCCTGCGGCGGATACCTGGTCTTAAACGCCATCGGTGACGGGCTGTTTAATTTCCTTCCGCTGTTCCTGGGCTACACGGCTGCTAAAAAGTTCAATTTAAAGCCCATGGTCGGCCTGGTTGTGGGAGCCATCATGTGTTACCCGACCGTGCAGGGCAGCGCGCTGTCAGCGGGAGGGAATGCTCTTTATACCCTGTTTTCCGGCTCGATGTTTGAGTCGCAGGTGTACACGACCTTTTTTGGAATCCCGATGATCGCCATGGACTATACGGGCACCGTGATCCCGGTCATTTTTGTGGTGTACTTTGCTTCCATCTGCGATAAGTTTTTCCGCAGATTTGTACCGGATCTTGTAAAGTTCTTTTTCGTACCGATGCTGACCCTGCTTGTGGCGATCCCGGCTGGATTCTTACTGATCGGGCCGCTGGCAACCTTCGGCTCCACCATCATTGCGGAGGCAGTTATGACCGTCAGGAATTTCAGCCCGATGCTGGCTGGCGCCATTGTAGGGCTGACCTGGCAGATCCTGGTTATTTTTGGGCTGCACTGGGGCTTTATTCCGGTGTACATCAACAACATCATGACAAACGGCTACGACAATGTGATGATGCCGTTTTTCGCCTGTACCTTTGCCACCTCAGCCGTGGTGCTGGCGATCTTCTTCAAGACGAAAAACAGACAGTTAAAAGAGATGGCTCTGCCGAACTTTATCTCAGGGATTTTCGGGGTTACGGAACCGGCCATCTATGGTATCCTGCTTCCGCTGAAAAAGCCTTTTGTGATCAGCTGCATTGCCGGAGGGATCGGCGGAGGGTTTTTGGGAGCGTTTAATTTTCGCAAATTCATGATGGGCGGCATGGGAATCTTTGAATTCCCCGCCATGATCGAACCGGACGGCGGCATGGGAAATCTGATCGTGTCTGTGATCGGCGTGACCATCTCCATGGTGATCGGATTTGCGGCAACCATGCTGCTTTATAAGGAGGACAGCGCTGTGGCTGCTGCAGGAGCGGGCGGCAGCGGCGCATCCGGGAATACTGGTATGGCTCCGGGAAAGAACGGGGAAGATACCAACGGCGGGAAGGGAGACGTCCCTGCGCAGAGCCGCAAACTGACCGTAGAGAAGACTCCTATCATGAACCAGGTTGAGATTGCAAGCCCTATCAAAGGAAAGGTATTAAAGCTGGAGGCCGTGAAGGATGACGCCTTTGCTTCCGGTGTGCTGGGCAAAGGGGCTGCGATCCTGCCGGAGGAGGGGAAGGTGTTCGCACCTGCGGACGGAGAGGTTTCCGCCCTGTTCCCGACCCTCCATGCGATCGGTATCAGGACGGATGACGGGATCGAGATCCTGATCCACATCGGACTGGATACGGTCCAGCTGGGCGGCGAAGGCTTTGAGGCCATGATAAAACAGGGGGACCGGGTGAAAAAAGGCCAGCTCCTTGTGACTTTTGACCAGGAGTTCATAGCAGGAAAAGGTTATTGCCTGGAAACACCGGTACTGATCACCAATACGGACAGCTTCCTGGATGTGGTGGAGACTTCAAAGGGCCGGGTGGATGCCGGTGAGCATCTGATCAGTGTGCTGAAATAA